A region from the Indicator indicator isolate 239-I01 chromosome 4, UM_Iind_1.1, whole genome shotgun sequence genome encodes:
- the LOC128981434 gene encoding heme-binding protein 2-like codes for METGGCRMSGAEPAAMITLEELGGLAEESPDSAYHSNGSSLEEEAERMEDEEQERLLSYWQNVGRGHQVDVPRDMAEPIQQLTRNNSPQERQTIPFTLIQRKEKLGDLLYEKRQYGKAKWACIKMKEKQYEQSICLGFMKLMRYICEQNSSGLYLGITIPIVTIVHTNESQSEMTQSVTVAYYLPEVLQDEPPHPFDSDIIIEEWPSTIVYSRSFRGITNEDSIMREINLLAAILESPELCLQDTFIIAGYTNPAAANRHNEIWFLQRP; via the exons ATGGAGACGGGCGGGTGCCGCATGAGCGGGGCGGAGCCGGCGGCCATGATCACGCTGGAGGAGCTGGGCGGGCTGGCGGAGGAGAGCCCGGACTCCGCGTACCACAGCAACggcagcagcctggaggaggaagCCGAGCGCAtggaggatgaggagcaggagcGGCTGCTGAGCTACTGGCAGAACGTGGGCAGAGGGCACCAGGTGGACGTGCCCCGGG ACATGGCAGAGCCCATCCAGCAGCTGACTAGAAACAACAGTCCCCAGGAGAGACAGACCATCCCCTTCACTCTGATCCAGCGCAAAGAAAAG CTGGGAGATCTGCTGTACGAGAAGCGTCAGTACGGGAAAGCCAAGTGGGCTTGCATAAAGATGAAGGAGAAGCAGTATGAGCAGAGTATCTGCCTAGGCTTCATGAAGCTCATGAGGTACATTTGTGAGCAGAACTCCTCAG GCCTGTACTTGGGAATAACCATCCCCATTGTGACCATCGTGCACACAAACGAGTCTCAGTCAGAGATGACACAGTCAGTGACAGTAGCCTACTACCTGCCCGAAGTGCTGCAGGATGAGCCACCGCATCCGTTTGACTCGGACATCATCATCGAAGAATGGCCTTCTACTATTGTTTATAGCAG GAGCTTCAGAGGAATCACCAATGAAGACTCTATCATGAGAGAAATCAACCTGCTGGCAGCAATCCTGGAGAGCCCCGAGCTGTGTCTGCAGGACACGTTCATCATCGCAGGATACACAAACCCAGCCGCTGCCAACCGACACAACGAGATCTGGTTCCTTCAGAGACCATGA